In the genome of Impatiens glandulifera chromosome 6, dImpGla2.1, whole genome shotgun sequence, the window ttagacgtcaacgtctaacttcgcatcccattagactaccacgtctaatggagttagacttcaacgtctaactacgtatctgttagactgcaacatctaactacgcatctattagactacaacgtctaacttcgcaacTTGTATATTTAGCCTTCTTAGACCACATCTAATTCAACTTAGTCTTATGCacctacacaaaacaaatagataaacttagcttcattcttaactaagttttaatcacaattaagttttaatcacatatcatcaaaataaagtttgcatagaatacgcttattctcttaattattttattcaaaataatttgaaccaACAGATTTGATTACCGTAAAtccctaaattattttaaattgaaccccgaaattaataatctttaattaatttcaaaagctataaggaatcatttaaaaaattttgaaataatattttattttaaaataaaattcatgacacgcaaaccgatgttgaaattATTAAACCTCAAGTTTTTCGGCGAAACTCGATACAAAGGGTTTTTCCAAGGTTTACAGTAATCTATTTTCTCACAGGTAATGGTACCCTAGTTTGGGGAGTTACAGGTGGTATCAAAACAACGTAATAAATATGAACTCTTTGTAAGAGTGATATTAATAGACTACATATACACTCACGAGTCCTTTTGAGTTTGAGGGTATTACACGTGGTATTAGACTCAATCCGGTGGTAGGAAAAAGTATCATGGGGAGCACCTCTTAAATCCCTTTAAATAAAGATCCAAATGAGTCACTTCTAGAGCTCTAAATCGGGGAGTCTAGGATTACGAATAGGATTGCGACGAGTACGTTGCGTGAATAAGTTAGGAGATTGTGATATCCGATATTGGAACAATAAATATGAACTCCTTATAAAAGTGAGTCTAATAGACTATTGTTACCTTATGGGTACCTTTTGAGTATGGATTGTAGTGCCCTAGTAGTTTGCTCGAGTGTATTTATAGTCTATTTCCTCACGGATAACGGGACTCAATTTCAcgaaattacaaaatataaaatctttataaGAGTGTGATAGGATCGGTACTAGCAATAGAGACTAGAGTTTGACTATTGTTAAAAActtatgataaacgattcgatagtAATCCTGTGAAGGATTAATATCTGtgtatattcttcacaaatccttcgaactttTGAAAcagtttcaagtgcggaagtgttcgtcagatttgaagctttgaatcAATGGAAGATGAATGACATAAAGTAAATAACAtagggagttgtttatggatattcggagaaaaccctcctacgtcaccatTTCTTCCACagccggaaggatatccactaaatactctTAATCGAATACAACTCACTTATTTagttaactctctgttgaaaaaaataacatttgttgaacttacaacactgaagttttctcacagaaaagacagtatgtaatTACAAAGTATTCACAGCTAGATGGtaagtgagatgtttgattaCGGAAACATTCTTGAATAGAAAATGAGTGAAGCTCCTCCTCAACTGTTATCATTTGGCATCCATATATACTTGAAatacaccaacggtcgaatcctcCTTTTGGACATGTGTCCTCTTTTCGTTagatgtactatccatgaggaCAAGGTAGTACAGTAGGAAAatattcttgagatcgtggtagtacaatgaAGTACAagcaatttgaattatggcgAACGTGGTGGTTGTTCATTTATTGAGCTATGATACCAGTTGTCTAGAGGACCATCTGTTTTGCTTAGACACCATCTGCTCATTTGAGACGTCTATCTGTTCATCTTGGTCGTCCATCTTCTTAGACGCCCATCTacttgagttagactaccacgtctaactttgcatcTCATTAGACTACaatgtctaatggagttagactagcacgtctatctacgcattccattagactaccacacgtctaatggagttagacttagcaagtctaactacgtgcgTTGACTTTGAGATGTGCTtgcaaattaataaaactttcaTTATTAATTCTGTGCCTAGTAAGATTTGATCCTAGATCACACGTGTAACAAGCTGAtgtacttaccactacaccacatacgatgttgatatataaatatatatttatatatttgatatgactaacagttattgaacttagttttatccatttattatcaaaaaccatttcattagtcattaaaatcaagtatgttaaattattttaaatccatTAAAaacttaacccaacaatttctccttttttgattatttaagctaaattatcaaaatcagttGAGTTCATGATtcaataatttctaaaattttaaccccaaaatttctctctttttgattatttaagctaaattatcaaaatcagataagttcatgatttaaattcaacaatctcTAAAATCATAAcctaataatttctccctttttgattatttaagctaaattattaaaaccagttgagttcatgatttaaacataattcaacaatttctcAAATCTTAACCcatcaatttctccttttttgattatttaaactaaattatcaaaataggTAAACtcataacataataataatttagacattatcataatctaacaattctaaaatatttctaaggtaagaaaacttagactcgggaagtggctttgtgaagatTTTAGCCACTTCAGGCTATTAAATGTCATATGCTATGTCCAAGCAGTTGGTTGTCCAGATGTCGTTTGACTCTTCCAAGTTGCTTTCCTAGTTTACCTGCATTCAAAGACAATAAATTTGGTTCCCAATTTTCTTTGGGGTccatggcttattagtcccttgggaatccatactttgattatttttatggatttcccatgttgtaTTGTGATTAGTgcatatgatttaggcttaACAGACGTCTTCCTTCTAGCAGCTGATCCATTAACCTTAGTGGATAATTTTTGCTTAAAATttcttgacttcttgtcaggtttttTTGTTTCCTAGACTTGCTGGGTGCTTTCTTCCTAGGTTTCatccagctaacagttggcggaatataaataatatgatcctttaaggttagatcctcacagcttggatcagttcctttatcagttaaactacccttgacaaagcttatagcCTTAAGCTTGTCTTCCAATGGGTTTAACTTCTTAGATGACTGATCTGGGATAGCATTGTTAAATCCTAAACCAGATTTGCATCCAGCAGGCCTCAACACACTTATCTGTTGTCTGACTGCATCTTCAGACTTCGTCtaggaactgaccacatatgtcaaatgTTGGTTTTCCGAAAATAgagtttgaacattttccttgagcttctcattctcagatgagatctcaaCCATTTTGTATTCAAAAACTTCAGAATCAttattttgagatgaagaagagctgtcagatttatttttcaaatttagttcatcaaaagagtctgacagtttcttgtactcaatgaacatgtcattgagtgcagtagttaactcATCTCTTGAGAATTCTTTAggggagaaatcaaataccttagagtcaacttcttcttctgacatgaagcaagtgacctcttcatcatcactatcgttggatgatgaatcatctgagtTGATGTCGGCCCACTTGGATTTGCTTTCAGCCGCCATGAGAGTCTTCAGctcttttttgttcttcttctcatctttctttttctcatctcgCTTTGGCTTGCTTCTTTCCGCCTTGAAgtatttcttcttcattaatttgcagattttcttcatgaaaagagCCATGGAATCGCTACTAGTCTTCTTAGTAGCTGCCTTCACAAGACTGGCAAAAGATGGCTCTTCAGCGGTCAGCAATGTCATTGTGGCGATTGTAAATGTGGaatgctcctcttcattcctagagttatctcaaactcgtaggccttcaAATCGGCTAGcaagtcaaagagctccatcttgttgaggtctttagactccctcatcgccatcgtcttaATATCTCACTCTCtgggaagagcacgcatgactttgatcgCAACCTCTCTATTGTTGTAAGTCTTACCCAGAGTGGATAGAAAAGTGATAACCTTACGTTACCTTTCAtcgaactcagtcatcgtctctccaagacgcatcttgaagttatcGAATTGTTGTGTGGTAACCATGAGTCTATTTTCTTGTGTTTgttcgttgccctcacacagttcaGTCAGCTTCTCCCACATATCTTTGGTAGTGGGGCATGTGATGAActttttgaacatgttgtcatccaaTGTCTTGTGGATGATATCTTTTTctatgttgtcgaggttgttctttctcTTATCTTCACTGGTTCACTCAGATCTAGcgttctcaatctttatcgaaccttcggtgatgacaaaccacatgtcatcatctatggcagcTAGATGAGCATGAACTCTCTCCTTCCACACGACATAATTCTCTTTCAAAAACATGGGAACATTGGTTGTAGAGGCCATCGACATGATTCAGACTCTtttggtgcttgagaatagaaaacgaggctctaataccacttgatAAGATTGGTGCTAACAATATaggactagggtctgactattgttaataGCTTATGATAAATGATTCGATagtaatcctgtgagggattaatatatgtttttattcttcacaaatcctttgAATTCTTGAAACAGTTTctagtgcggaagtgttcgtcgaatttgaagctttgaaccaatggaAGATGAATGAGAGAAGTAAAAAACACAGGgagttatttatggatgtttagagaaaactctcctatgtcaccccttcttccacagccggaaggatattcactaaataCTCTTAATCGAATACAACTCATTGATCTAGATAACTCtatgttgaacaaaacaacctttgttcaacttacagcacTAAAGTTTTCTTACAGAAAAGACAATATGTAATTACAATATATTCATAGTTAGATGGTAAGTAAGATGTTTTATTTCGGAAACTTTCTTGAATAGAAAATGAGTGAAGGTCCTCCACGACTGTTGTTCTTTGGCCTCCACATATACTTGAAAtacaccaatggtcgaatccTCCTTTTGACATGTGTCCTCTTTtcgttggatgtactatccatgaggtacaAGGTAGTACAGTAGGAAAATATacttgagatcgtggtagtacaatgcaTTACAGGCAGTTTTCTTAGACGTCATCTACTCATCTGAGACGTCCATCTACAtgagttagactagcacgtctaactacgcatcccattagactaccatgtctaatgtAGTTAGACTTAGAAAGTCTAACtttgcatcccattagactaccacgtctaatggagttagacttagCAAGTCTAACGACGTGCGTTGATTTTGAGATGCtggtgagatttgaacccaGGTCACCCGTGTGACAAGTTGATatacttaccactacaccacatacgatgttgatatctaaatatatatttatatatttgatatgactaacagttattgaacttagttttatccatttattatcaaaaactatttcatcagtcattaaaattaagtatgttaaattattttaaatcaattaaaaacttaacccaacaatttctctttttttgattatttaagctaaattatcaaaaaccaattaagttcatgatttaaattcaacaatttctaaaattttaaccCAACAAAGTGATGTTAATAGACTATAGTTACCTCCATGGGTACCTATTGATCTTGAGTTGTGGTGGTCTTGTGGTTTGTTTGGGATTATTTATAGTATATATCTTCACAAGTAATGATATCCAAGTTCAGGGCATTAAATGTAGTATTAGAGCCGACTCGGTGGTAGGAACAAAGTGTCATAGGTGAGCACCTATTTTATAATGCGGGAACAATATTCCACGTGGGTCACTTCTAGAGTCCTAAATGGGGGAGACTGAGAGTACGCTTGATATCTCTACGAAGACATCCCATGACTAATATGTGGGAGATTGAGATGTCACACATCGgaaatcataataaatataaatacattataataatgAGATTAATAGACTATAGATACCTTCATATGTACTTTTTGAGCTTGAGTTGTAACGACCAAGTGGTTTGCTCGTAGTACTAGTCTTCGAGACGTTATAGATGGTATTAGAGTCGCCCTTGTAGTAGGAACAAAGTATCACGGTGGAGCACCTCTTGAATTCTATGAGAACAAAGTGCCTTGTGGGACACTTCGAGTGTCCTTATAGGAGAGTTTGGGATCGCAATGAGGACGTCGCGTGATTAAGTTGGGAATATTGTAAAATCTCCTTATAAAAGTGAGATTAATATACTATAGATATCTTCACGGATACTTTTGAGCTTGGGTTGTGATGGCCTAGTGGTTTGGTCAgggtatttataatttattttctcacatacTGTAAATGAGTTGGGGGCGTTACAATTATCATTGTAGCCCAGATAAATTTTGTGAAAAGTTTTTAGCCTGAATGAATTCCAAATCTTGACTTCATCCTTGGTTGCTACCATCCCGGCCCATGGCGTCGCCATTGGATTTTTTCAGTGGCTTCCCAAATCCTCCTCTTCCATTGAAGGTCGAACTACCACCATTGGAATGTTTCTTTCATGTAGGACATTTTCTTTATCGTAATAGTTGATTAGAGTATTTTCTCATCATTGGCATGAGACACCGCATTTGGTAAAAGTAAAAGGGTATTAACGGTGTTGGTCATCAATATCATTGATATCATATTTCTATTCTTATTGACCTCTTCAAAAATAATCATGCACGGAGATTCATAAAAAAGCGGCATCTTGTTTTGATAAATCAACAGGAGGAGCCCGATATCCGACAATTTATCAAATAGCTAGCTTTTTAACGTGTTAATAATAGGCcagtaaattaaattttgtgacTTCAGAAAATTCTTGCTCTATGGTTATAACCGTAAAATCTTTTTTTCTTGGAAAATATATGCAGTCGTTCTTATGTTTCTATTGTTGTGGAATTAAGCTCAAAATTGTAATGTGATGATATTTGAATATATTCTCGTATGTCCAATCAAGGAAAGTAGTGTCGAGAGTAGAATGAGGTTCAATCTCCTAGTGTCGAGAGTAGAATGAGGTTCAATCACCTCCTATCTTATGGACTAACACCATATATGTTAGtaatattatcttaaataatagaaaatatataagagaacaatgttacaaataaatcaattaaaatagaaaatgcgAAGAATCTAAATTATCGATTTGAGAGGTTGATTCAAGATATGTCTTAGACATATTttccttaaaataatttcatgtcTCCTTCTGTGCTCAAGTTTATCGTATATGGTTGTCTCTacgggtacaacgaatctagtagtgattcagcactaAAATTGCTACGTAGAGAACTTGACCAACGTACTTGAACTATCACCGAGTTTTAGCGGAAAAAATGTCAAGTCAATAACTTGAAGAACACTCACGAAAAATGAGGAAATGACTTttcgaattataaaataatgatatggATGAAGAAGATGTGCAgttgttaatatatttgatagaaGGGctatttatattgttgaaataataaattttcataaaaataaaatcaaccataaATTATTGATCTACGACATACCTTAATTCCCTTTTCATTACCCTTATATTTCTTAttcattatgaaaataaaacgTCACATGATTTctaaattgttaataaattgataacAATAAACTCACTagttaaatgttaattaaatagttaacaaattaattataataatttaattatttagaacaaattttactttactttatatttgaatttgtatgaattttgtttaaatttcatttaaattttatctatcCAAATTCTTATTTACagtgattaataaaattagttaaaattatggACAGATCAACCCACGATTCGatctaagtatccatttactctcacatatatatctaaattaatcacaactctcgacctagcaatccggatactttaataATTAAGCGTCATTAGGAAATATAATGATGGGGTAGAGAACCGGTCTGATTTGACTATGATCTTAAAAATTAGTCATAACTAAAATAGTAGTTTTTCCATTTAGATATTAGGCATaggaattaaataattaagtaattttgaGTCATATAGCCTGGCCTTTGGTGGACCTTGGGCCGGTAAGTATAAGAAAGAATAGGAAACATTATAAATGTATGGACGACGAAATTGAAAGAGAAGACAAAGAAATAACGGAAAGATGAGAGCTTGAAGTACAAAACCCAAAAAATGTGATACCATGAAAGGAATTTATTTTTACctattttctctttaatttatacatatttcaTATAGACTATATAGTTATATCACattaattacataataatataaGGTCTACctatgagataaaaaaaacacaaaatacattatatttatttacatatatattcttaatactTTCTTCAATCTTGAATGTTCTTTCTATAAGATTAAAGCAACCCAATAACATGAATGAATCTTGAACACCTTTGATCTATTGTCCATTTCTTCCCACAAAATTACATATATCTattgttaaatatatcaaacatGACATGAAATATCATTTATCTTTTACAAACATTAATATTTGAAGTAAGTGTTCATGTGGCACTTGACTTGTTCATTATGATTACCACTTTTTGTACTATGGTCtcaattaactatatatatatattaatttgaatatggttAAGATGATTAAACAGAATAAATTATAGATAGGTCGATGAAAGGTTTCATTTACATGAGAGATAAATTTGTTAGAAGTTTGGTGTCACTTAACCATCTCCTAACACTACATTCATctcttcaatattttaaattataacccAATTTTCAACCCTCTTTTCTCTCTTCACTCCACTACTTCAAATACTGAATTAAAGAGGCTGTCCTCACTCCCCTTTCTCCCATGGAATCCAAATCTGATCATACTCAAGAAAAAGTTTCTGCAAATGATATTTTCATGTCAAGCTCTAGGCCAATGATTCCCAAACCCATTTCATCTTTTCCTTTACAGGAATCCGGCCGTAGGCCCCGTGGCCGGCCGGCTGGTTCAAAGAACAAACCAAAGCCACCCATAATTCTAACCCGAGATAACCCACATTCAATTCGAGCACAAGCGATGGAAGTTAGCTCCGGCTGTGACGTTAGTGAAAGTTTGGTTAATTTCGCCAGAAGGCGGCAGAGAGGTATTAGCGTTCTCAGCGCCACCGGTTGTGTGGCTAATGTGACACTCCGGCAACCTTCGTCAGCCGGATCTGTTGTGACTCTTCACGGGAGGTTCGAGATTCTTTCTCTTCTGGGTTCTGTTCTTCCACCGCCAGCTCCTCCTGGGGTGGCTGGGCTTACTGTTTATTTGGCCGGTGCTCAAGGACAGGTGGTTGGAGGAGCAGTGGCTGGGGCTCTTATTGCTTATGGACCCGTGGTCATTGTGGCAGCCACTTATATGAATGCAACGTTTGATCGTCTGCCGTTAGTGGAGGAGGAGGATGCGGAGGCGGCGGCGATGATGGCGGGGCATTATCAGAATAGCCGGCCGGCAGGTCAGGTGGAGGTTCAAGATATATTTGGAGTGGTTTCGCAGAATCTGATGATAACCAATGGTGCATTACCACAGGAGGTTTATGCTTGGCAATCAGCAAGGCCAATTTCTAAAtcttaattacaaaattaattcattatatatttaattagtcatTTAATCTATTTGTTTAATAACTGATTAAGGGATTGATGATAAGTTTCTCTGGTCATTACTCATTATTCCAATTGAGGGTCATTAATATGGTTTAGTAATTATTCATCATTTCACatactttgtttatttttctttatattatcatatttttaagcTTTTTTCCAAtgcttaatatttttttttttagccaTTTCAATTCATAACACAAGCAAAATGTTTATTCCAATTCGGGTCATTGTAATAACTCGATTATTtgataatgattggtgatgattttgacaaaatatatatatattttttgataaaaatacttaaaggtcattattatataataatttaaaatataatatattttagtattttggttaatgaatggAGTGATTTGACAAAAGATAGGGGAGTGGCGTGATAAATTTTTTGTTATGGTTATTCAAATGCCCCAAACGAACAAGGCATAACGACATGTTATGTAAGttgaaaataaacacaaaatttcaatgcataatctatatataatgactcttaaaatataaattcccCACAATCATCTACATAatctatcaaataatttatgcttcctaatttatcaatattaattaatttctctcttttaatatatatatatatatatatatatatatatatatatatatttattgtaatttcttttcttaattaactttttttctctctcttctcatatatttataattttagtcctcaaattaacttttaaattaaacaaatcgtcccttcaacttttaaaaaagtGACCAATAGCCTTTtgtcaactttttagttaaacataaaagtataaacttaaaatacttttttatatattatctttaatcattattttttatatttatatatataattattaaatcgcttatatatgatattatatatattattattattattaatttatatatttatataactattaaatcttttatataatatataaataatatatatattgttataaaataaatagaatagcATGTtcatgttaataatatttacaagtatgatgatttaattataacatataCTAATGTATCTTATAAGTGTATATTAATGTGTCATTATGCATGTTGTTATGAAACAATATATTAACAAGTGAATGATAATTCTTCTCAACACATGGGCATATATGTTGCAATATTCATATAACCCTTCATCCTTATAAATAGGTTTTCTatgatgaataatatataaatctcTCAACTTTCTTTCTTAATCTTTCTACATTGTGTttgtatttgaatgtttttctCCATCTATTTACTTATTTAGTGTTTTCATTAGCTAATAGTATGTTGTTTTACAACACGTTATCAGAACAACTATATAGTTGTTTTAAGGTATATTTTCTTATcactattttctttttctattataaCTAACCTCACAAAACATGATTTTGTACCTTTGTCCGTTCTAGGGATGATTATATGTCATGGGCTCGTGACGTTAAAATGCATCTTGCATCCATGGGATTAAAGGAAACTCTTGTCCCCAATTAAAAGTCATTGATCCAGAAAAAGGAAAAATCCATTATTTTCATGTGCCATCGTATCAATGAAGCACTTAAATTACAATATGTTACACTTGAATCTCCGCTGGAGCTATGGCAAAATTTGAAAGAGAGATACGATCATCTTAGAATGATTGTACTATCCAAAGCTCGGAGTGAATGGCATAATTTGAGGGTCCAATAATTTAAATCTATTCAGTAATTCTGCGATGTTTAGAATTACATCAAAACTCCAGTTGTGTGGAGAAAAAAAGAACTGAAGAAGACATGCTGGAAAAGACATTCTTTATATTTCATGCCTCAAATATGATCTTACAACAACAGTACCGTGAAAGGAGTTTCAAAAGATACTCTGAGCTCATCACTTCTATGCTACTAGctgaacaaaataatgaattattaatgAGAAATCATGAAACTCGACCAACTGATGCTGCACCATTTCCGGAAGCAAATACAAATCAAGCAGAAAATAATATGCGTGATCATGGTCGTCCCAGAAATCAAAATAAACGTGGCCGAAATCAAAATTGTGGTCGGAAACGTAGAAATGACTAAAAAATCAGCCACCTTTTGATCAAAATCGAAGGAATGATAATAGGCCAAACAGACCTCACCAAAGTATAATCCTAGGCCCAAAAATGATGAACCATGTGATCGATGTGGGATTAAGGGTCATTGGGCCTAAGTCTGTCGCACAACTAGTAATTTAGCTGAATTCTATTAGTCTTTGAAGAAAAGATAAAGGGTCGAGGAT includes:
- the LOC124943599 gene encoding AT-hook motif nuclear-localized protein 16, giving the protein MESKSDHTQEKVSANDIFMSSSRPMIPKPISSFPLQESGRRPRGRPAGSKNKPKPPIILTRDNPHSIRAQAMEVSSGCDVSESLVNFARRRQRGISVLSATGCVANVTLRQPSSAGSVVTLHGRFEILSLLGSVLPPPAPPGVAGLTVYLAGAQGQVVGGAVAGALIAYGPVVIVAATYMNATFDRLPLVEEEDAEAAAMMAGHYQNSRPAGQVEVQDIFGVVSQNLMITNGALPQEVYAWQSARPISKS